From one Flavobacteriales bacterium genomic stretch:
- a CDS encoding Na/Pi cotransporter family protein gives MPFGLIEILTLAGSLGLFIYGMKVMSEGLQKVAGRRMRNVLSSMTANRFRGVLTGLVSTAVIQSSSAATVMVVGFVNAGLLSVRQAISVIMGANIGTTIKAVLFSWAVFADLSITRFAIPIIGIAFPLLFIKSPRARAGAEFFMGVALLFLGIEFLKQSVPAPSAEALSFLHGLSDRGLLSVLFFVAVGAALSAVIQSSSASIALTLVLCENGTIGYDMAAALVLGENIGTTLTANIAALVASAWAKRTARAHLLFNLIGVSWALLLFRPTLDAIDALITWQFGASPYNEPSSIKWALTALHIGFNVANTLLLVSFVPMLERIVTWMVPARTQLDEEFRLEYLDADIPLSPEVSLIEARREIARFGKLTHEMLGMTRQLLTARDPIARDRLMQRLERYEQITDRIEVEVGKYLTKTSTEARNEELSGRIRGMLSIVGDLERVGDIFFQMSKSMERKLDDKLWFSPEQRQDLLSMLELLDQAFEVMIANLDAEQEAVRLDAAVEAEQRINAMRDQLRLKHWRSIEGGDYNVRSGLVYHDLFSSCEKVGDHLINVSEALAGEM, from the coding sequence ATGCCGTTCGGATTGATTGAGATCCTCACCCTTGCCGGGTCGCTTGGCCTGTTCATCTACGGCATGAAGGTGATGAGCGAGGGCTTGCAGAAGGTGGCCGGCCGCCGCATGCGCAACGTGCTCTCGAGCATGACGGCGAACCGTTTCCGAGGCGTGCTGACCGGATTGGTGAGCACGGCGGTGATCCAGAGCAGCAGCGCCGCCACGGTAATGGTGGTGGGCTTCGTGAATGCGGGCCTGCTCAGTGTGCGCCAGGCCATCAGCGTGATCATGGGCGCCAACATCGGCACCACCATCAAAGCGGTCCTCTTCAGCTGGGCGGTCTTCGCGGACCTGAGCATCACCAGGTTCGCCATCCCGATCATCGGCATCGCCTTCCCGCTGCTCTTCATCAAGTCACCGCGGGCACGTGCCGGCGCGGAGTTCTTCATGGGCGTTGCCCTGCTCTTCCTGGGCATCGAGTTCCTCAAGCAATCAGTGCCCGCCCCATCGGCGGAGGCGCTCAGCTTCCTGCACGGCCTCAGCGACCGTGGCCTGCTATCGGTGCTGTTCTTCGTGGCCGTCGGCGCAGCCCTCTCAGCCGTGATCCAGAGCTCCAGCGCCTCCATCGCACTCACGCTCGTGCTCTGCGAGAACGGCACCATCGGCTACGACATGGCCGCCGCCCTGGTGCTGGGCGAGAACATCGGCACCACCCTCACGGCCAACATCGCCGCGCTGGTGGCCAGCGCCTGGGCCAAGCGCACGGCACGCGCGCACCTGCTCTTCAACCTCATCGGCGTTTCATGGGCCCTGCTCCTGTTCAGGCCCACCCTCGACGCCATCGACGCCCTCATCACCTGGCAGTTCGGCGCATCGCCCTACAACGAGCCTTCGTCCATCAAGTGGGCCCTCACCGCCCTGCACATCGGGTTCAACGTGGCCAACACCCTGCTCCTGGTGAGCTTCGTGCCCATGCTCGAGCGCATCGTCACCTGGATGGTGCCCGCGCGCACCCAGCTCGATGAGGAGTTCCGGCTGGAGTACCTCGATGCCGACATCCCGCTCTCCCCGGAGGTCTCGCTGATCGAAGCGCGCCGCGAGATCGCGCGCTTCGGCAAGCTCACGCATGAGATGCTGGGCATGACTCGCCAGCTGCTCACCGCGCGCGACCCCATCGCGCGAGACCGCCTCATGCAGCGCTTGGAGCGTTACGAGCAGATCACTGACCGTATCGAGGTGGAGGTGGGCAAGTACCTCACGAAGACCAGCACCGAAGCGCGCAATGAAGAGCTCAGCGGGCGGATCCGGGGCATGCTCAGCATCGTGGGCGATCTGGAGCGCGTGGGCGACATATTCTTCCAGATGAGCAAATCGATGGAGCGCAAGCTCGACGATAAGCTCTGGTTCTCCCCAGAGCAGCGCCAGGACCTGCTCTCCATGCTCGAGTTGCTCGATCAGGCATTCGAGGTGATGATCGCCAACCTCGATGCGGAGCAGGAGGCTGTTCGCCTCGATGCGGCCGTGGAGGCGGAGCAGCGGATCAATGCCATGCGCGACCAGCTCCGGCTCAAGCACTGGCGCAGCATCGAGGGAGGCGACTACAATGTGCGCAGCGGCCTGGTGTACCACGACTTGTTCAGCAGTTGCGAGAAGGTGGGTGACCACCTGATCAATGTAAGCGAGGCGCTCGCGGGCGAGATGTGA
- a CDS encoding zinc-dependent peptidase: protein MATRLLDIIGTVATVAAAFGLNSLLRRMMKRSPGQGLSAPHKAILAKYAIHYQRLDDAGKHRMERITAAFMHEKDWVGAGITVAEEMKVMISACAAQLLMGFPDLVLRHFERIVVYPDTYRSPKSGRMHQGEVRPRPGIIIISWEDFVHGYAHSRDAHNVGLHELAHALWFEDMIENSEHNFLDRRLLSMWNRLASEHVSRIKRQEPHFFRDYAGTNQAEFFAVAVEYFFELPLDFRKAEPELYATLSAMLKQDPAVAPP from the coding sequence ATGGCGACCCGCCTGCTCGACATCATCGGCACCGTTGCCACGGTGGCTGCGGCGTTTGGGCTGAACAGCCTGCTGCGGCGCATGATGAAGCGGTCGCCCGGCCAAGGGCTGTCCGCGCCGCACAAGGCCATCCTCGCCAAGTACGCCATCCACTACCAGCGGCTCGATGACGCCGGGAAGCATCGCATGGAGCGCATCACCGCGGCCTTTATGCACGAGAAGGATTGGGTCGGCGCGGGCATCACCGTGGCCGAGGAGATGAAGGTGATGATCAGCGCCTGCGCCGCGCAGCTGCTCATGGGCTTCCCGGACCTGGTACTGCGGCACTTCGAGCGCATCGTCGTGTATCCGGACACCTACCGATCGCCGAAGAGCGGCCGCATGCACCAAGGGGAGGTGCGTCCCCGACCGGGCATCATCATCATCAGCTGGGAGGACTTCGTGCATGGCTATGCGCACAGCCGCGACGCGCACAACGTGGGCCTGCATGAGCTGGCGCACGCGCTCTGGTTCGAGGACATGATCGAGAACAGCGAGCACAACTTCCTGGACCGACGGCTCCTCTCCATGTGGAACCGCCTAGCCAGCGAGCATGTGTCACGCATCAAACGCCAGGAGCCGCACTTCTTCCGCGACTATGCGGGCACCAACCAGGCGGAATTCTTCGCGGTGGCCGTGGAGTACTTCTTCGAGCTGCCGCTGGATTTCAGGAAGGCCGAGCCTGAGTTGTATGCGACCCTGTCCGCCATGCTGAAGCAGGATCCCGCTGTCGCTCCACCATGA
- a CDS encoding nucleoside deaminase, whose translation MDPNDERFLREAIALARAGMDRNEGGPFGCVIVKDGEIIGRGNNKVTSSNDPTAHAEVVAIREACQAIGSFQLEGCTLYTSCEPCPMCLGAIYWARPDRIVFAATRADAADAGFDDQLIYDELPLPPEQRRISTLAQVLREEARAVFAAWKSKADKTAY comes from the coding sequence ATGGACCCTAATGACGAGCGCTTCCTCCGCGAAGCCATCGCCCTTGCCCGCGCCGGCATGGACCGCAACGAAGGCGGCCCCTTTGGATGCGTGATCGTGAAGGACGGCGAGATCATCGGGCGCGGCAACAACAAGGTCACCAGCAGCAACGACCCCACGGCGCACGCCGAGGTGGTAGCCATCCGCGAAGCGTGCCAAGCGATTGGCTCCTTCCAGCTCGAAGGCTGCACGCTCTACACCAGCTGCGAGCCCTGCCCCATGTGCCTGGGCGCCATCTACTGGGCGCGCCCCGATCGCATCGTGTTCGCCGCAACGCGCGCCGATGCGGCCGATGCGGGCTTCGACGACCAGCTGATCTACGACGAGCTGCCGTTGCCACCGGAGCAGCGCCGGATCTCAACCTTGGCACAGGTGCTGCGCGAAGAGGCGCGCGCTGTGTTCGCCGCCTGGAAATCGAAGGCCGACAAGACCGCCTATTGA
- the aspS gene encoding aspartate--tRNA ligase, producing MYRTHTCGELRLADAGKTVTLAGWVQRSRDLGGLTFTDLRDRFGVTQLSFNMERDASLCEAARELGREFVVQVTGSVKERENKNPNMPTGEIELVVTGLKVLNSAQTPPFTIEEETDGGDELRARYRYLDLRRANVRRNFELRHRMAIEVRNYLSAQQFLEVETPVLIKSTPEGARDFVVPSRMHQGEFYALPQSPQTFKQLLMVAGFDRYFQIVKCFRDEDLRQDRQPEFTQIDCEMAFVEQEDILNTFEGMAKHLFKAIHKVGFDGPFPRMSFDEAMRNYGCDKPDLRFGMRFHELNDLTKDAGFKVFDEAELVVGINTEGCAAWSRKQTDALIDFVKRPQIGASGIVFVKWTEEGLKSTVDKFYTPEHLQRWAERFGMKQGDLLCIMAGNADKTRKQLNELRLHLGELLGLRDPKVYKPLWVVDFPLLEQDEETGRWHAMHHPFTAPKPEDAQKLFDQRDLGSVRANAYDLVINGTEIGGGSIRIHDRTMQEAMFRVLGFTDEEARYKFGFLMDAFEFGAPPHGGAAFGFDRWVSLFGHRTDIREFIAFPKNNAGRDVMIDAPSRIDDIQLKELGIEVKS from the coding sequence ATGTACCGTACGCACACCTGTGGCGAACTCCGCCTCGCCGACGCCGGAAAGACCGTGACCCTCGCAGGATGGGTGCAACGCTCACGCGATCTGGGCGGACTCACGTTCACGGACCTCCGCGATCGCTTCGGCGTCACGCAGCTCAGCTTCAACATGGAGCGCGATGCTTCCCTGTGCGAAGCCGCGCGCGAACTGGGCCGTGAATTCGTGGTGCAGGTAACCGGCAGCGTGAAGGAGCGGGAGAACAAGAACCCCAACATGCCCACGGGAGAGATCGAGCTGGTCGTCACCGGGCTGAAAGTGCTGAACAGTGCGCAGACCCCGCCCTTCACCATCGAAGAAGAAACCGATGGCGGCGATGAGCTGCGCGCCAGGTACCGCTACCTGGACCTGCGCCGCGCCAACGTGCGACGCAATTTCGAGTTACGCCACCGCATGGCCATCGAAGTGCGCAACTACCTCAGCGCGCAGCAATTCCTCGAAGTTGAAACGCCCGTGCTGATCAAGAGCACGCCGGAAGGCGCGCGCGACTTCGTGGTGCCCAGCCGCATGCATCAGGGCGAGTTCTACGCACTGCCGCAGAGCCCGCAGACCTTCAAGCAATTGCTGATGGTGGCCGGCTTCGACCGCTACTTCCAGATCGTGAAGTGCTTCCGCGACGAGGACCTGCGCCAGGACCGTCAGCCGGAGTTCACGCAGATCGATTGCGAGATGGCCTTCGTGGAACAGGAGGACATCCTGAACACCTTCGAGGGCATGGCCAAGCACCTGTTCAAGGCCATCCATAAGGTGGGATTCGATGGCCCCTTCCCGCGCATGAGCTTCGATGAGGCGATGCGCAATTACGGATGCGACAAGCCCGACCTGCGTTTCGGCATGCGCTTCCACGAACTGAACGACCTCACGAAAGACGCGGGCTTCAAGGTCTTCGATGAAGCGGAACTCGTCGTTGGCATCAACACCGAAGGGTGCGCTGCATGGAGCCGCAAGCAGACCGACGCGCTCATCGACTTCGTGAAGCGCCCGCAGATCGGTGCCTCGGGCATCGTGTTCGTGAAGTGGACCGAAGAAGGCTTGAAGAGCACAGTGGACAAGTTCTACACGCCCGAGCACCTGCAACGCTGGGCCGAACGCTTCGGCATGAAGCAAGGCGACCTCCTCTGCATCATGGCGGGCAATGCCGACAAGACCCGCAAGCAACTGAACGAATTGCGCCTGCATCTGGGCGAGCTGCTCGGCCTGCGCGATCCCAAGGTGTACAAGCCGCTCTGGGTGGTGGACTTTCCGCTGCTGGAGCAGGACGAAGAGACAGGGCGCTGGCATGCCATGCACCACCCTTTCACCGCACCGAAGCCTGAGGACGCGCAGAAACTATTCGACCAGCGCGACCTCGGCAGCGTGCGCGCCAACGCCTACGACCTGGTGATCAACGGCACCGAGATCGGCGGCGGCAGCATCCGCATTCATGACCGCACCATGCAAGAAGCCATGTTCCGAGTGCTCGGCTTCACCGATGAGGAGGCCCGTTACAAATTCGGCTTCCTCATGGATGCCTTCGAGTTCGGGGCCCCCCCGCACGGTGGCGCGGCCTTCGGCTTCGACCGCTGGGTGAGCCTCTTCGGACACCGCACGGATATCCGTGAGTTCATCGCCTTCCCGAAGAACAACGCCGGGCGCGATGTGATGATTGACGCGCCGAGCCGGATCGATGACATCCAATTGAAGGAGCTGGGGATCGAGGTGAAGTCCTGA
- a CDS encoding polyphosphate kinase 2 family protein, with protein sequence MKNLLHDPRFTVNARGGFSIKNHFCDLPKEADKKVLKERLDKDRTRIAELQEVLYAAGQHAVLLIFQAMDAAGKDSCIRHVMSGVNPQGVRVWSFKAPSSLERSHDFLWRHSQAVPERGHIGIHNRSHYEEVLVTRVHPEFILGQSIPGIASVKDIDAAFWESRYAAIRAWEKQLAESGTVIMKFYLHMSRTAQKERFLDRIDDPAKNWKFNPGDVKERGHWDAYRHAYEQAIGATAAPHAPWYIVPADDQWETRAIVGRLVREQLEVLDLKRPEPPVETLAQLQEARAALMAEKD encoded by the coding sequence ATGAAAAACCTCCTGCACGACCCCCGCTTCACCGTGAATGCCCGTGGCGGGTTCAGTATCAAGAACCACTTCTGCGACCTCCCGAAAGAGGCCGATAAGAAGGTGCTGAAAGAGCGGCTGGATAAAGACCGGACCCGCATCGCGGAGCTGCAGGAGGTGCTCTACGCAGCTGGCCAGCATGCCGTGCTGCTCATCTTCCAGGCCATGGATGCCGCCGGCAAGGACAGCTGCATCCGCCACGTGATGAGCGGCGTGAACCCCCAAGGTGTGCGCGTGTGGAGCTTCAAGGCGCCGAGCTCCCTGGAGCGCAGCCACGATTTCCTCTGGCGCCATTCACAAGCGGTGCCCGAGCGCGGCCACATCGGCATACACAACCGCAGCCACTACGAAGAGGTGCTGGTGACGCGCGTGCACCCGGAGTTCATCCTTGGGCAAAGCATACCGGGCATCGCATCGGTGAAGGACATCGATGCCGCCTTCTGGGAATCGCGCTATGCCGCCATCCGGGCCTGGGAGAAGCAGCTGGCCGAAAGCGGAACGGTGATCATGAAGTTCTACCTGCATATGAGCCGCACGGCTCAGAAGGAGCGCTTCCTCGATCGCATCGACGACCCGGCGAAGAACTGGAAGTTCAATCCCGGCGACGTGAAGGAGCGCGGGCACTGGGATGCCTACAGGCACGCTTATGAGCAGGCCATCGGTGCCACCGCCGCACCGCATGCCCCTTGGTACATCGTTCCCGCCGATGACCAATGGGAGACCCGAGCCATTGTCGGCCGATTGGTGCGCGAGCAGCTGGAGGTGCTGGACCTGAAGCGCCCGGAGCCCCCAGTGGAGACCCTGGCCCAGCTGCAGGAAGCCCGCGCTGCGCTAATGGCCGAAAAGGACTGA
- a CDS encoding low affinity iron permease family protein: protein MVHIVHSPFTRFAKRVSLFTGRPLTFILALGLIISWAVTGPLFGYSDTWQLVINTGTTILTFLMVFLIQNTQNRDTEALQIKLDELIRVQKEANNALLDLEELDEEDLVRIKAIYLALARKEREDQNADSAQ from the coding sequence ATGGTCCACATCGTCCATTCTCCTTTCACGCGCTTCGCGAAGCGGGTCTCGCTCTTCACGGGAAGGCCCCTCACCTTCATCCTCGCCCTCGGGCTCATCATCTCATGGGCGGTAACCGGGCCGTTGTTCGGGTACAGCGACACTTGGCAGTTGGTGATCAATACGGGCACCACCATCCTCACCTTCCTAATGGTGTTCTTGATCCAGAACACCCAGAACCGCGATACGGAGGCGCTGCAGATCAAGCTCGATGAGCTGATCCGCGTGCAGAAGGAGGCGAACAATGCGCTGCTCGACCTGGAGGAGCTCGATGAAGAGGATCTTGTGCGGATCAAGGCCATCTACCTGGCACTGGCCCGCAAGGAGCGGGAGGATCAAAATGCGGATTCCGCTCAGTGA
- a CDS encoding cystathionine gamma-synthase, with protein sequence MKFGTKAIHAGVEPDPTTGAIMTPIYQTSTYVQAAPGDHKGYEYSRTHNPTRTALQNALAALENGTHGLCFSSGMASIDAIIKLLKPGDEVVSTNDLYGGTYRLFTKIFEGFGVKFRFVDMGDLKNVETAMSTNTKLIWAETPTNPLLRIIDIAGLSAIAKKHGCLLGIDNTFASPYLQTPIDLGADIVMHSVTKYLGGHSDVVMGALVVKDASLAERLAFIQNSSGATPGPQDCFLVLRGLKTLHLRMQRHCENGKVVAEFLVKHSKVDKVYWPGFATHANHAVAAKQMRGFGGMISFTLKGDNMADATRVLSSTRLFSLAESLGGVESLSGHPASMTHASIPREERLKNGLADTLIRLSVGLEDADDLIADLEQALH encoded by the coding sequence ATGAAATTCGGCACGAAAGCCATCCACGCCGGCGTGGAGCCCGACCCCACAACGGGCGCCATCATGACGCCCATCTACCAGACCAGCACGTACGTGCAGGCAGCGCCGGGCGATCACAAGGGCTACGAGTACAGCCGCACGCACAACCCTACGCGCACCGCTTTGCAGAACGCGCTGGCCGCTCTCGAGAACGGCACGCATGGCCTCTGCTTCAGCAGTGGCATGGCCAGCATCGATGCCATCATCAAACTACTGAAGCCCGGCGATGAGGTGGTCAGCACCAACGACCTCTACGGCGGCACCTATCGGTTGTTCACCAAGATCTTCGAGGGCTTCGGCGTGAAGTTCAGGTTCGTGGACATGGGCGACCTGAAGAACGTGGAAACCGCGATGTCCACGAACACGAAGCTCATCTGGGCCGAGACGCCCACCAATCCGCTGCTGCGCATCATCGACATCGCTGGCCTGAGCGCCATCGCGAAGAAGCACGGCTGCCTGCTCGGCATCGACAACACCTTCGCCAGCCCCTACCTGCAAACGCCCATCGACCTCGGCGCGGACATCGTGATGCACAGCGTGACGAAGTACCTCGGCGGTCACAGCGATGTGGTGATGGGCGCATTGGTGGTGAAGGATGCCAGCCTCGCCGAGCGCCTCGCCTTCATCCAGAACAGCAGCGGCGCCACGCCCGGTCCGCAGGATTGTTTCCTCGTGCTGCGCGGCCTGAAGACCCTGCACCTGCGCATGCAGCGCCACTGCGAGAACGGCAAGGTCGTGGCAGAGTTCCTCGTGAAACACTCCAAGGTGGACAAGGTGTATTGGCCCGGCTTCGCCACGCATGCGAACCATGCCGTGGCTGCGAAGCAGATGCGCGGCTTCGGTGGCATGATCAGCTTCACGCTCAAGGGCGACAACATGGCCGATGCCACGCGCGTGCTCAGCAGCACCAGGCTCTTCTCGTTGGCCGAGAGCCTCGGCGGCGTGGAGTCCTTATCCGGTCATCCGGCGAGCATGACGCACGCCAGCATCCCGCGCGAAGAGAGACTGAAGAATGGACTCGCGGACACCCTGATCCGGCTGAGCGTTGGCTTGGAGGATGCCGATGACCTGATTGCCGATCTGGAGCAGGCGCTTCACTGA
- the dusB gene encoding tRNA dihydrouridine synthase DusB, translating to MPRIGPITLPEFPLLLAPMEDVSDPPFRALCKQHGADLMFTEFISSEGLIRQAAKGLKKLDIFEAERPIGIQLFGGSEDAMEEAARIAEAAKPDLIDINYGCPVHKVVSKGAGACLLLDIDKMVRLTEKVVKAVKLPVTVKTRLGWDDKSKNIIEVAERLQDVGIQALSIHGRTRAQLYKGPADWTLIGAVKNNPRMRIPIFGNGDIDSPEKAVEQRNRYGVDGVMIGRASIGHPWIFNEIKHYIAKGTHRAQPTITDRVEAARQHLRASLAWKGAWEGVVEMRRHYGNYLKGLPNVKEVRLRLCTEKDPVVIEEILDEVISTYTLAAVA from the coding sequence ATGCCGCGCATCGGCCCCATCACCCTGCCGGAATTCCCCTTGCTGCTCGCGCCCATGGAGGACGTGAGCGACCCGCCTTTCCGCGCGCTGTGCAAGCAGCACGGCGCTGATCTGATGTTCACCGAGTTCATCAGCAGCGAGGGCCTCATCCGCCAGGCGGCTAAGGGCCTCAAGAAGCTCGACATCTTCGAGGCTGAGCGGCCCATCGGCATCCAGCTCTTCGGTGGGAGCGAGGACGCGATGGAAGAAGCCGCGCGCATCGCCGAGGCCGCCAAGCCCGACCTCATCGACATCAACTACGGCTGCCCCGTGCACAAGGTGGTGAGCAAGGGCGCCGGCGCCTGCCTGCTGCTCGACATCGATAAGATGGTGCGCCTCACCGAGAAGGTGGTGAAGGCCGTGAAGCTGCCCGTTACCGTGAAGACGCGCCTCGGCTGGGACGACAAGAGCAAGAACATCATCGAAGTCGCGGAGCGCTTGCAGGATGTGGGCATCCAAGCGCTGAGCATCCATGGCCGCACGCGCGCGCAGCTGTACAAGGGCCCTGCGGATTGGACGCTCATCGGTGCTGTGAAGAACAACCCGCGCATGCGCATCCCCATCTTCGGCAACGGCGATATCGACTCGCCGGAGAAGGCCGTTGAGCAGCGCAACCGCTACGGCGTGGATGGCGTGATGATCGGCCGCGCGAGCATCGGCCACCCGTGGATCTTCAACGAGATCAAGCATTACATCGCCAAAGGCACGCATCGGGCCCAGCCCACGATCACCGATCGCGTGGAAGCCGCGCGCCAGCACCTGCGCGCATCACTTGCTTGGAAGGGCGCTTGGGAAGGCGTGGTGGAGATGCGACGCCACTATGGCAACTACCTGAAGGGCCTGCCGAATGTGAAGGAAGTGCGATTGCGCTTGTGCACGGAGAAGGACCCGGTGGTGATCGAGGAGATCCTTGATGAGGTGATCTCGACCTACACCCTTGCCGCCGTGGCATAG